A region of Catenibacterium mitsuokai DNA encodes the following proteins:
- the proS gene encoding proline--tRNA ligase gives MAKNNIKNDAITPRDVDFAQWYTDVCRKAELMDYSSVKGFIIYRPYGYALWEQIQSYLDKRFKETGHQNVYMPMLIPESLLNKEKDHVEGFAPECAVVTKGGLDDLEEHLIVRPTSETLFCEHYAKIVNSYRDLPKKYNQWCSVVRWEKTTRPFLRGSEFLWQEGHTIHATEEEARSETLMMRDIYEETAKELLAIPMLTGRKTEREKFAGAEETYTIEALMHDGKALQSGTSHYFGQGFAKAFNMTFLDKDNKLKHVYQTSWGVSTRLLGAIIMVHGDDNGLVLPPRLAPTQVVIIPIQQKKAGVLEKADEIAAQLKAAGMRVSVDASDKSPGWKFSEAEMRGIPVRIEVGPRDIENGHCVVVKRNDGVKTQMDLDENLPQAIHDTLETIHKEMYDKAAAFLNSHITRVNTLEEVGKVLDEKGGYVKMNWCGEEACELKIKELYQATSRCIDEHEEADGVCPCCGKKAKHVVYFARAY, from the coding sequence ATGGCAAAAAATAATATTAAAAATGATGCAATTACACCAAGAGACGTTGATTTTGCTCAGTGGTATACAGATGTATGTCGTAAAGCAGAATTGATGGATTATTCTAGTGTTAAAGGATTTATTATTTATCGCCCATATGGTTATGCTTTATGGGAACAGATTCAGAGTTACTTGGACAAGAGATTTAAAGAAACAGGACATCAGAATGTCTATATGCCAATGTTGATTCCTGAATCTTTATTAAATAAAGAGAAAGACCATGTAGAAGGATTTGCACCAGAATGTGCAGTTGTTACTAAAGGTGGTTTAGATGATTTAGAAGAACACTTAATCGTTAGACCTACTTCAGAAACATTATTCTGTGAACATTATGCTAAGATTGTAAATTCTTATCGTGATCTTCCAAAGAAATATAACCAGTGGTGTTCAGTTGTAAGATGGGAAAAGACTACTAGACCATTCTTACGTGGTTCTGAATTCTTATGGCAGGAAGGTCATACAATTCATGCTACTGAAGAAGAAGCACGTTCTGAAACATTAATGATGAGAGATATCTATGAAGAAACTGCAAAAGAATTACTTGCTATCCCAATGTTAACAGGACGTAAAACTGAAAGAGAAAAATTTGCAGGTGCTGAAGAAACTTATACTATTGAAGCATTAATGCATGATGGTAAGGCTCTTCAGTCTGGTACATCTCATTACTTCGGTCAGGGATTTGCAAAAGCATTCAACATGACATTCCTAGACAAGGATAACAAGTTAAAGCATGTTTATCAGACATCATGGGGTGTTTCTACAAGATTATTAGGTGCAATCATCATGGTTCATGGTGATGATAATGGTCTTGTTTTACCACCTAGACTTGCTCCAACACAGGTTGTTATTATCCCAATTCAGCAGAAGAAGGCTGGCGTACTTGAAAAAGCAGATGAAATCGCAGCACAGTTAAAAGCAGCAGGTATGAGAGTAAGTGTAGATGCAAGTGATAAATCACCAGGATGGAAGTTCTCTGAAGCAGAAATGCGTGGTATTCCAGTACGTATTGAAGTAGGACCACGTGATATTGAAAACGGTCATTGTGTTGTTGTAAAACGTAATGATGGTGTCAAGACTCAGATGGACTTAGATGAAAACCTTCCACAGGCAATTCATGATACATTAGAAACAATCCATAAGGAAATGTATGATAAGGCAGCAGCATTCTTAAATAGTCATATTACTCGTGTAAATACTTTAGAAGAAGTTGGTAAAGTATTAGATGAAAAGGGTGGTTATGTCAAGATGAACTGGTGTGGTGAAGAAGCATGCGAATTAAAGATCAAGGAACTTTATCAGGCAACTTCACGTTGTATCGATGAACATGAAGAAGCAGACGGCGTATGTCCATGCTGTGGTAAAAAAGCAAAACATGTCGTTTATTTTGCAAGAGCATATTAA
- a CDS encoding potassium channel family protein: protein MSNKPKQVAILGLGIFGSTLAETLEDFGVEVLAVDIDPVCVSRIKDNVTKAIVADVTDREQLLELDINTFDVAVVAISKHFEEAVSCTLLLKELNVPYVIAKARTKRKKIILEKVGADRVINTEKEMAYKLAKHLLRRSIVDLVELDDEYSIVEIRTLKDWEGKSLSNVNIRRVYGMNVVGIKPQGSPKMTMDFSADYIIQPGDHFLVVSKTKEVEKWDFLTKE, encoded by the coding sequence ATGAGTAATAAACCAAAACAGGTAGCTATTTTAGGATTAGGGATCTTTGGCAGTACACTTGCTGAAACATTAGAAGACTTTGGAGTAGAAGTTCTTGCGGTTGATATTGACCCAGTATGTGTTAGTAGAATTAAAGACAATGTCACTAAAGCAATTGTTGCAGATGTCACTGATCGTGAACAATTATTAGAACTTGATATCAATACATTTGATGTTGCAGTTGTAGCTATTTCTAAACACTTTGAAGAAGCGGTATCATGTACACTATTATTAAAGGAATTAAATGTCCCTTATGTTATTGCGAAAGCACGTACAAAACGTAAGAAGATCATCTTAGAAAAAGTAGGGGCTGATCGTGTCATTAATACAGAAAAAGAAATGGCTTATAAGCTTGCTAAACATTTATTAAGACGTTCTATTGTTGATTTAGTAGAACTTGATGACGAATATTCTATTGTAGAGATTAGAACACTTAAGGATTGGGAAGGTAAATCACTTTCTAATGTTAATATCCGTCGAGTTTATGGTATGAACGTTGTAGGTATTAAACCTCAAGGTTCACCTAAGATGACAATGGATTTTAGTGCTGATTATATTATTCAGCCAGGAGATCATTTCCTTGTTGTAAGCAAAACAAAAGAAGTAGAGAAATGGGATTTTCTCACTAAGGAATAG
- a CDS encoding TrkH family potassium uptake protein, whose amino-acid sequence MKDIVLGRRKHSGHLSAPKKVSLSFLAVIIIGAIVLSLPFSNKKEAASFLDNLFIATSAVCVTGLSPLTVVNQYNLFGQTVLIILVQIGGLGFLTFLYLFLFLARQRITLSRKLVFTEALNQNSLSMLPRLLKTIFIYTVSIETIGTIFLSMFFIPRLGALKGLYYGIWHSISAFCNAGFDLCGSTSLVAYNTNPIINFIVPFEIIMGGLGFIVVLDIHDKYIKEKRRSSSFSWHHLFGSFALHTKIVLMMTVSLVVIGTLLFLIMEFNNPATIGKMNLGDKLVVSFFQSVTTRTAGFSTVDMYSLNRVTKILMCSLMFIGGSPASTAGGIKTVTFALVLLLMRTTYRGIEETTVFQRRIKKRTLVRAFSIFFLGLMLCIISSSIMLITEPKQDYLNILMEVFSAFGTVGLSASVTPALSIVGKCVDIILMYAGRIGPISLMILFTKRSHDKNTKEFKYPDEDVLVG is encoded by the coding sequence ATGAAAGATATTGTTTTAGGTAGAAGAAAGCATTCTGGTCACCTTTCTGCACCAAAGAAAGTATCTCTTTCTTTCCTTGCAGTTATTATAATTGGCGCTATAGTACTTTCTTTACCATTTTCAAATAAAAAAGAAGCTGCAAGTTTTTTGGATAACCTCTTTATTGCAACATCTGCTGTATGTGTAACAGGGTTATCACCTTTGACAGTTGTGAATCAATATAACCTCTTTGGTCAGACAGTTCTTATTATTCTTGTTCAAATTGGTGGTCTTGGATTCTTAACTTTCTTATATCTTTTCTTGTTTCTTGCAAGACAAAGAATTACATTAAGTAGAAAACTTGTCTTTACTGAAGCACTTAATCAGAATTCTTTAAGTATGCTTCCAAGGCTCTTGAAAACTATTTTTATTTATACTGTTTCAATAGAAACGATTGGAACAATCTTCTTGTCAATGTTTTTTATACCTCGTTTAGGGGCGCTTAAAGGCTTATATTATGGTATATGGCATTCCATTAGTGCATTTTGTAATGCTGGATTTGATTTATGTGGTTCAACATCACTTGTTGCCTATAACACCAATCCTATCATTAATTTCATTGTTCCATTTGAAATTATCATGGGTGGGCTAGGTTTTATTGTAGTATTAGATATTCATGATAAATATATTAAAGAAAAAAGAAGATCATCAAGCTTTTCATGGCATCATCTTTTTGGCAGCTTCGCTTTACATACAAAGATTGTATTAATGATGACTGTCTCTTTAGTTGTTATAGGTACATTATTATTCCTTATAATGGAATTCAACAATCCTGCAACTATTGGAAAAATGAATTTAGGAGATAAGCTTGTTGTATCATTCTTCCAATCAGTCACTACACGTACTGCTGGATTCTCAACAGTGGATATGTATTCATTGAATAGAGTTACAAAAATATTGATGTGTTCTCTTATGTTTATCGGTGGGTCTCCTGCATCTACTGCCGGAGGTATTAAAACAGTTACTTTTGCACTAGTATTACTATTAATGAGAACAACTTATCGAGGTATTGAAGAAACAACAGTATTCCAGCGTCGTATCAAGAAAAGAACACTCGTAAGAGCTTTTTCTATCTTTTTCCTTGGACTAATGCTTTGTATTATTTCATCTTCTATTATGCTTATAACAGAACCTAAACAGGATTACTTAAATATCCTAATGGAAGTATTCTCAGCATTTGGTACAGTAGGACTGAGTGCTTCTGTGACACCTGCATTAAGTATAGTTGGTAAATGCGTAGATATTATCTTGATGTATGCTGGACGTATTGGTCCAATTTCATTAATGATTTTATTTACTAAACGTTCACATGATAAAAATACAAAAGAATTTAAATATCCAGATGAGGATGTACTTGTTGGCTAG
- a CDS encoding L-lactate dehydrogenase, whose product MAMTDYLNDMPAQGNRKVVLVGTGFVGMSMAYTLMNHKGIDELVLVDVNTEKAEGEAMDLVHGLPYANGKLKVYAGDYSDCADANVIVVTAGAAQKPGQTRLELVAINTKIMASVGKSIKESGFNGVIVVASNPCDIMTYVMQKATGLHPYQVLGSGTMLDTARLRYEIGNFFEVNPASVHGYIMGEHGDSSFVSWTNAYIGCKSLLEVVEERKVPFDQLQRIYEQVRDAAYEIINKKRATYYGIGMSLARLVDAILNNENTVLPLSCYLEGQYGHEGLYIGVPAIINRAGIREILTLPLTESDQEKFDRSCNTLQEIIDTTVKPILEGKA is encoded by the coding sequence ATGGCAATGACAGATTATTTAAATGACATGCCTGCTCAGGGTAACCGTAAGGTTGTTCTAGTTGGTACAGGTTTTGTAGGTATGAGTATGGCTTATACTTTAATGAACCACAAGGGTATTGACGAATTAGTATTAGTAGACGTTAATACTGAAAAAGCAGAAGGGGAAGCAATGGACTTAGTTCATGGTTTACCATATGCAAACGGTAAATTAAAGGTTTATGCAGGTGATTATTCTGACTGTGCAGATGCAAACGTTATCGTTGTAACTGCTGGTGCTGCTCAGAAACCAGGTCAGACAAGACTTGAATTAGTTGCAATTAACACAAAGATCATGGCTTCAGTTGGTAAGTCTATTAAAGAATCAGGATTCAATGGTGTTATCGTAGTAGCATCTAACCCATGTGATATCATGACTTACGTAATGCAGAAGGCTACTGGTCTTCATCCATACCAGGTTCTTGGTTCAGGAACTATGCTTGATACAGCAAGATTAAGATATGAAATTGGTAACTTCTTCGAAGTAAACCCAGCTTCAGTTCATGGTTATATCATGGGTGAACATGGTGATAGCTCATTCGTATCTTGGACAAACGCTTATATCGGATGTAAATCACTTCTTGAAGTAGTAGAAGAAAGAAAAGTACCATTTGACCAGTTACAGAGAATCTACGAACAGGTTAGAGATGCAGCTTATGAAATCATCAACAAGAAGAGAGCTACTTACTATGGTATCGGTATGTCTCTTGCTAGATTAGTAGATGCAATCTTAAACAACGAAAATACAGTTCTTCCATTATCATGCTACCTTGAAGGTCAGTATGGTCATGAAGGTTTATATATCGGTGTTCCAGCAATCATCAACAGAGCAGGTATCCGTGAAATCTTAACATTACCTTTAACTGAATCTGATCAGGAAAAATTTGACAGATCTTGTAATACTTTACAGGAAATCATTGATACTACTGTAAAACCTATTCTTGAAGGAAAAGCATAA